The Cellulomonas sp. S1-8 genomic sequence ACGACGACGCTGAGCGCGGTCGAGTGGTGCCCGCTCCTCGTCTCGACGTCGCTGGTGGACCTCGCGGTCGACGCCACGGTCGTCGTCGCGGTCGACCCGGCGTGCCCGGTCGCGCAGCAGCTCGTCGTCGAGCACGAGCCGTGGCTGCACCCGACGCCCGGCGGGGACTTCGGCCCCGCGTCGCCCGTCACCCTCACGGTCGAGCAGGTCGGGCAGCCGCCCACGCCGGGCGCCGGGGCGGGCGCGCTGCGGGTCTCGGTGGAGGGGCGGCCGGAGTCCCTGGTCCGCGTCGACGTCGCGGTGGGGGCACCGTGAGGCTGTCCGCGCCGCCGCGCGGCGCCGTCGCGGGCGGCACGGCGTTCGCCGTCGCGCTGCCGCTCGCGCTCGCCGCCGTGGTGGGGGCGGGTCACGCGTCGCAGGTCCTCGACCAGCGCTCCGGCGGCGCGTGGGTCGTCAGCGCCGCGCAGGGCCTGCTGTCCCTCGTCGACGGGCCGACCGAGGAGATCGCCGCGACGATCGCCGTGCCCGGGGCGGGGCACGCGCTGTCCGTCGCGCAGACCGACCGCGGCACCTACCTCGTGGACGGCGACGAGGGCACGGTCGCCCGCGTCGACACCGGGGCCTGGGTCGTGCGGACCCCCGTGCGGCTGGGCACGCCCGGGGCTGCGCTCACGGTCCTGCAGAACGAGCCGGGCCCGGACGGTCCGGCGCACGTCGTGCACGTCGTCGACGCGGGTGCCCGCACCGTCACCCAGGTGGACCCAGTGACCCTCGACGTCCGCGACGAGACGGCCCTGTCGGCTCAGCCGGGGCCCGGGCAGGCGGCCGTCGCCGATGACGGGGACCTGTGGGTCGTCGACGCGGGCGCCGGGAACGTCACGCGCGTCGCGGTGGGCCCCGGCGGCGCCACGCCCGTGAAGTCCGTGCACCGCACGGCGCTGGCGACCGGGACCGCGCAGGTGCTGCTCGTGCAGGGCCGGCCCGTGCTCGCCGACCCCGCCACGGGCACGCTCGCGGCGCTCGGGGGGACGCCGCGGGCGTCCGGGTGCCTCGACACGCGGCCCACGGACACCGTGCAGCTGCTCGGCTCGCGCACGACGCGCGAGGTGTACGCGGCCGTCGCGGGCGCGCTGCTCGTCGCGGCCGTCGACCGGCAGGACTGCGCGCGCACGGTCGCGGTGGGCGACCCCACGACGTCGCGGTTCGGGCCGCTCGCGCAGTCCGGCCGCTACGTGTTCGTGCCCGACCTGTCCACCGGCGCGACCACCGTCGTCGACACGGAGGACGGCACGAGCGTCGCCTTCGACCTCGCCGACCCCGGCAACCGCGTCGTCCTGGAGGCCAAGGACGGCCTGGTGTTCTACGACGACCTCGACGGCCACCGGACCGGGGTGCTCACGCTGCGCGGCGACGTGTGGCACCACACGGCGCTCGACAAGTACGACCCCGCCACGGGCGAGGGCACCCACGTGGTCGTGCCGCAGGACGAGGGTCAGGCACCGACGCCCCGCGACCCGGGACAGGACGAGCAGGATCAGGAGCAGCCCGCAGCCGAGGAGCCGGACGACCCGCAGGCCCCGCGCGACCAGCAGACGCCGGGCGCGCAGGTGCCACCGCGCGCCGGCGTCCCGCCCGGCGCGAACCCGTCGCCGAGCCCCCCGCCGAGCCCGGCGCCGGGTCCGATCGCGACCCCGGCCGGGCCGCAGATCACCGCGCTGGCGGTCGAGCCCGCCTCCGTCGTCCTCGGCGAGCCGGCGACGTTCACCGCCACGACGACCGGCACCGACGGTGCGACGTGGGCGTGGACGCTCACCGGCCCGGGCGGCGGGGCCGTGACCACGTCGGACGCCGCGACCTCCTTCTCGCACACGCTGCCGGACGACGCCGACGAGGGCACGTACCAGCTGCGGCTGACCGTCACCGTGGGCACGTCGAGCGCGACCCGCACCCTCGCCGTGGAGGTGCGGCCGCCGGGGGTCAGCATCGTCTCGCTGGCCGCGACCGAGCCGCAGTACTCGCAGACCTCGTCCGCGGTCGTCGTCGCCGAGGTCGCCGACGCGGCCCCCGGCGCGACGTGGACGTGGACGGCCGTCAACGACGCGTCGGGCGAGGTCCCGTTCACGCCGCCGGCCCCCGGCGACCCGCTCGAGCTCGGTCACGTCGGAGGCGTCGGCACGCTCACCGTCACGCTCACGGTGGTGTCCGGCGGCTCGCAGGACTCGCGCTCGATCGACGTGCCCGTCGTGTACGTGTGCGACCTGTCCGTGCAGACCGTCGAGCTGGACCTGCCCGCGATCGGGTCGACGGACGAGGTCGTCGTCGGGATCCCCGGCTGCTACGAGGAGCAGGTGACGCTCGTCGTCCCCTCGTGGCTCAGCGGCGGCGGCACGTACACGCTGTCGCCGTCGGACTCGTCCTGGCTCACGGTGACGCGCACCGGCGACCCACCGGTCGACGGGCGCAACACCGCCGCCGTCACCGTGCGGCTGGAGCTGGACACGCCGCAGGAGGAAGGACTCGACGTCCTGGCGAACGTGCCGCCGGCCATCATCCCCAGCGACGACCTCCCGGACGGGTACGCCTTCTGCCTCGTCAGCGGAGGCATGGTGCAGTTCTGGGCGACGTACGACGACGGGGACCTGTCGAACCTCGACGTGCGGCTCACCGTCAACGGCGACACCCACCCAATGACGAACAGCTCGAAGGCACCCAAGCTGTTCTGGATCGAGCTCGACCCTGCCCTCGTCGGCGGCGCCGGGTGGAGCGTCCGCGCGACCGACTCGTCGGGCGCGTCATCCCCCGTCACCAACGCCGCCGACGACTGCTGGTGACCCGGCACCGCGCCTGCAGCACGCCCCGCGGAAGTGGTCAGATCCAACTCGCGGAGCGCGAGAAGTGAGCGGATGTCCGACCACTCCCGCACCGGCCGAGCCGTGAACCTGCTGGCGCGCGGGATCGACCTCGTCGCGCCCGACGTATCAGGACGACCGTCCACGCCCCCTCCCAGGTGGACGGGCGGACGCCGGTGGAGGGCCGGCGTCCGCCCGCGAGGGGGAAGCGATGGCGGGCGACGGGTCCGGGACGAACGCCCGGGTGGCGGGACTCCTGGCCCGCGTCCGCCCTCGCGCACGCATGGCGCTGACCTGCGGCACCGCGCTCGCCGTGGCCGCGCCCCTCGCGCTGGCCGCGACGTTCGGCAGCGGGCACGCCGCGCACCTCCTCGACCAGACGGCGGGCACGGCGTGGGTCGTCTCCCCGGAGCTGGGCCTGGCCACGTTGCTCGACGGGGCGTCCGAGGACGTCGTCGCGGGCGTGGGCGTCCCGGGCGCCGGGCACGCGCTGCGCGTCGCCCAGGGTGACGGTGGCGCGTACCTCGTCGACGACGACGCCGGCACGGTCGCACGCCTCGACGACGCCACGTTCGCCGTCGGCACCCCCGTCGCGCTCGGGACGGCCGGCGGCTCGCTCGACGTCCTGCAGAACGACTCCGGACCCGGCGACGCGCACGTCGTCCGCGTCCTGGACGCCGGCGCCCGCACCGCGGCCCGCGTCGACCCGCGGACCCTCGCGGTGCGCGACGAGGTGACGCTGACCGCGCAGCCCGGCCCCGGGCAGGCCGTCGTCGACGACGCGGGTGACCTGTGGGCGCTGGACACCCCCGCGGGCACCCTCACGCGCGTGACCACCGGCGATGACACCCGCACGGTCCGGCGCACCGACGCCGCGACCGCCACCGCGCGCCTGGTCCTGGTCCGCGGCGCCGCCGTGCTCGTCGACCCCACGCACGGCGCCGTGCACACCGTCGGCGACGACGCGCGCCCCGGCCCCGCCCGCTGCCTGGACACCCGGCCCGCCGACGACGTCCAGGTCCTCGGCTCGACCACCCGTGACGAGGTGTACGTCGCCGTCGCCCAGGCGCGCGCGCTGCTCGTCACCGCCACCACCACCGACGACTGCACCCGCACGGTCGACCTCACGCAGGCCGGCGACCAGCCCGACTACGGGGCCCTCGCGCAGTCCGGGCGGTACGTGTTCGTCCCCGACCACACCACCGGCACGACCGCCGTCGTCGACACCGACGCCGGCACCGTCCTCGACCACGTCGCGCTCGCCGAGCCGGGCCACCGCGTGGAGCTGCACGCCCGGGACGGGTTCGTCTTCTTCAACGACCTCGACGGCGCGGACGCCGGCGTGCTCACGCTCAGCGGGGGCCGCTGGACGGCGCACGCGGTGCAGAAGTACGACCCGGAGACCGGCGAGGGCGCCGAGGTCGTGACGCCGGAGGGCGCGACGCCCGAGGGCGCCCCCGAGGCGCAGGACTCCCCCGACGCCGACCAGCCCGCCGAGGCCGACGACCCCGACGCACCCGTCCCGCCCGCCGACCGGCCCGACGCGGGACGCCGACCGCCCGGGTCGTCCGACCGGCCCGGCACGCCCGGCGGACCCGCGGCACCCGGCGCTCCCGGCCCCGGGTCCCGGCCCGGACCGGGACGGGGCGACGGCACGCCCGCTCCCTCGCCCACCGCGAGCCCCACGCCGACCACGTCGCCGACCCCGACGACCCCCGCACCCACCGTCTCGCTCGTGCTCGACCCGCACCAGGCGGGGCAGCCCGAGGTCCAGCCCTACACCACGGCCACGGTCGTCCCGACGGTTACCGGCGCGTCGCCGGGTGCGTCGTGGGTGTGGCACGTCTCGACCCCGTCCGGGGCCCCGCCGCCGGCGTGGACCCCGCCCGCACCCGGTGACCCGCTCGTGCTGGAGGTCCAGGACGCCGACGTCACCGTCTCGCTGACCGTGACGGACCGGGGCACCCCGGTCACGGCGAGCATGGAGATCTGGGTCAAGTACGTGTGCCACATGACGATCAACGGCTCGGGTAGCGGCGACGACCACTCGGTCGACCTGCGGACCCTGCCCACCGGGACGTTCACCGCCGAGGCACGCCAGTGCCGCACGACGCAGACCGCGTCGCTCACGCTGCCCGGGTGGCTCTCCGGCCCGTCGACCGTCTCCCTGGACCCCAGCGGCGCACCGACGACCGTGGAGCTGCAGCTGGTGGGTGCGCCCCCGGGCGACGGGCCCCAGTCCGGCGTCACGATCCGGTTGGAGGCCGCCGAGCCGCAGGAGCCGTACGCCATCACCGTGCACACCGACGCGCCGGCCGAGGTGCTCAGCGCGGAGTCCTGCCAGGTCTCGATGAACTACACCGCCGACGGCGTGGCCCGGTCCCGGTGGATCACGAGGGTCATCGTCGAGGTACGCGACGCCACCGTCGGCGGGTCCGACCGGCACACCGTCACCGGGGCCGGGGGCCTGACGATCCCGGCCGTCGACACGACCGGCACCGACCGCACCTACGAGTACTCCTCGGACGTCGACCAGCTCGCGAGCGACACCCCTCCCCCCTCGCCGCCGGAGACCGTCACCGTCGTCGACGGCCTCGATCGGTCGACCGGGCCGGTCGCGGTGTTCCACCACCCCTCGACCCCGTCGCCGTGCTTCGGAGGGGGCTGACGCTCCCGTCCGGCCCCGATGCCCCCGCAGAAGTGGTCAGGACCCGGCTCGCCCGGCGTGAGAGGTGGGCAGGATCCCGCCCCTTCTGCTGCCACGACACGAGCGGGGCGACGTGGTGCACATGCGCGGCAGGCGCAGGGACGACCCGGGGCCCGCGTCAGGGAACCGTGCCGCGAGGGACGATCGACATCTGCAGGAACTCCGGCTCGACCGACGCGAGGTGCTCGTAGTCGGCGTCGTAGTGCACGACGGTCGCCTGGTGGATGCGCGCGATCCCGGCGATCAGGAGGTCCGTCGGACGACCGCGCGGAGCTTGCCGGCCTGCAGGGGCGACTCCTGCAGGTCGCGCGCCGTCTGGTCGCTCCCCGCCGACGCCGGCAGAGCCGTGAGCTCTGCCGGGACCGGTCACCAGCCCTCGTCGACCCTGCTCACCGCGAATCCGTCGCCAACCCCTCGCACGTGCGCCGCAGCA encodes the following:
- a CDS encoding YncE family protein encodes the protein MRLSAPPRGAVAGGTAFAVALPLALAAVVGAGHASQVLDQRSGGAWVVSAAQGLLSLVDGPTEEIAATIAVPGAGHALSVAQTDRGTYLVDGDEGTVARVDTGAWVVRTPVRLGTPGAALTVLQNEPGPDGPAHVVHVVDAGARTVTQVDPVTLDVRDETALSAQPGPGQAAVADDGDLWVVDAGAGNVTRVAVGPGGATPVKSVHRTALATGTAQVLLVQGRPVLADPATGTLAALGGTPRASGCLDTRPTDTVQLLGSRTTREVYAAVAGALLVAAVDRQDCARTVAVGDPTTSRFGPLAQSGRYVFVPDLSTGATTVVDTEDGTSVAFDLADPGNRVVLEAKDGLVFYDDLDGHRTGVLTLRGDVWHHTALDKYDPATGEGTHVVVPQDEGQAPTPRDPGQDEQDQEQPAAEEPDDPQAPRDQQTPGAQVPPRAGVPPGANPSPSPPPSPAPGPIATPAGPQITALAVEPASVVLGEPATFTATTTGTDGATWAWTLTGPGGGAVTTSDAATSFSHTLPDDADEGTYQLRLTVTVGTSSATRTLAVEVRPPGVSIVSLAATEPQYSQTSSAVVVAEVADAAPGATWTWTAVNDASGEVPFTPPAPGDPLELGHVGGVGTLTVTLTVVSGGSQDSRSIDVPVVYVCDLSVQTVELDLPAIGSTDEVVVGIPGCYEEQVTLVVPSWLSGGGTYTLSPSDSSWLTVTRTGDPPVDGRNTAAVTVRLELDTPQEEGLDVLANVPPAIIPSDDLPDGYAFCLVSGGMVQFWATYDDGDLSNLDVRLTVNGDTHPMTNSSKAPKLFWIELDPALVGGAGWSVRATDSSGASSPVTNAADDCW
- a CDS encoding YncE family protein produces the protein MAGDGSGTNARVAGLLARVRPRARMALTCGTALAVAAPLALAATFGSGHAAHLLDQTAGTAWVVSPELGLATLLDGASEDVVAGVGVPGAGHALRVAQGDGGAYLVDDDAGTVARLDDATFAVGTPVALGTAGGSLDVLQNDSGPGDAHVVRVLDAGARTAARVDPRTLAVRDEVTLTAQPGPGQAVVDDAGDLWALDTPAGTLTRVTTGDDTRTVRRTDAATATARLVLVRGAAVLVDPTHGAVHTVGDDARPGPARCLDTRPADDVQVLGSTTRDEVYVAVAQARALLVTATTTDDCTRTVDLTQAGDQPDYGALAQSGRYVFVPDHTTGTTAVVDTDAGTVLDHVALAEPGHRVELHARDGFVFFNDLDGADAGVLTLSGGRWTAHAVQKYDPETGEGAEVVTPEGATPEGAPEAQDSPDADQPAEADDPDAPVPPADRPDAGRRPPGSSDRPGTPGGPAAPGAPGPGSRPGPGRGDGTPAPSPTASPTPTTSPTPTTPAPTVSLVLDPHQAGQPEVQPYTTATVVPTVTGASPGASWVWHVSTPSGAPPPAWTPPAPGDPLVLEVQDADVTVSLTVTDRGTPVTASMEIWVKYVCHMTINGSGSGDDHSVDLRTLPTGTFTAEARQCRTTQTASLTLPGWLSGPSTVSLDPSGAPTTVELQLVGAPPGDGPQSGVTIRLEAAEPQEPYAITVHTDAPAEVLSAESCQVSMNYTADGVARSRWITRVIVEVRDATVGGSDRHTVTGAGGLTIPAVDTTGTDRTYEYSSDVDQLASDTPPPSPPETVTVVDGLDRSTGPVAVFHHPSTPSPCFGGG